A region from the Treponema pallidum subsp. pallidum str. Nichols genome encodes:
- a CDS encoding vWA domain-containing protein: MRKCAMRIMRRLMLFLMCLCAALFAQELVREQSVTKSADITVLLDTSGTILPYRSVVSGSVLKDIATRFVRLGDSFHIISFSATPRHEISQVIRSEFDLSQVVSRFMILHQLGLYSDFLTALDFARTHLRALPAAHEKILIVVSDGIFNPPARSAYKNYNKDQVKINLARAAADLRREQVRVFYIKLPFPQDIQIRDLDDNLLTDLQKTDDVQISAVGSFAEGQTRRPKLDTVGVVSDQTGGVADNHAVATHGREDGTVQGVVGSHVEVARTQDRRSNADPAKREGVRPSSEATDVSREFTEDLGIRVSPVDSDGSVRFSEKERTLPVLHFPRVLEVQGKYAECMFEVENSTDAPVLLHLERVIFDNGVETDIVSVQTESCAVASGARAMLRTTFLLPKRYHEEGTYQVTMRVQFADNVRVFPQVATAELRVSPLPFLGLVRRGIHGVLSSVGLTHAFGYVLDMVGLSRTGFGAVLLPLFALAIFLVLVSAVVCRSKRVLSRKSWRGSPRTENGCQGPGSMSDFRAHSVKEQRQDQERVYAGMERIVSQRKSDVQDRLSVLNAATAFGRDRVSFSPRVTRAEHGCSRSGMTEIFVFDQTRAIGKRNIHVMKAGTRLGVGGHKGDDFLIFLVPFPRRLAQVYFDGEVYHLAILKPRYFPYEESSVVHDCVGRVVTLVSDRGYHVPFTFRQYEDPAVRLNNLLTSIEYA; this comes from the coding sequence GTGAGGAAGTGTGCGATGCGAATTATGCGGAGATTAATGTTATTTCTTATGTGTCTATGTGCTGCGCTGTTTGCGCAAGAGCTGGTTCGCGAACAGAGTGTTACAAAGTCTGCAGATATTACGGTGCTACTTGATACGTCTGGCACTATTTTACCGTACCGTTCCGTGGTAAGCGGTAGTGTGCTAAAAGATATCGCTACTCGTTTTGTGCGTTTGGGTGATTCGTTCCATATTATTTCGTTTAGTGCCACGCCACGTCACGAGATTTCTCAGGTTATCCGTAGTGAGTTTGATCTTTCTCAGGTAGTGTCTCGTTTCATGATATTGCATCAGTTGGGGTTATATTCTGACTTTTTAACAGCGCTAGATTTCGCGCGTACACACTTACGCGCTTTGCCTGCAGCACATGAAAAAATTTTGATTGTTGTGTCTGACGGTATTTTTAACCCGCCTGCGCGTAGCGCATATAAAAACTACAACAAGGATCAGGTAAAAATTAACCTTGCACGGGCTGCCGCGGATCTGAGACGAGAGCAGGTGCGTGTGTTTTACATAAAACTTCCCTTTCCCCAGGACATCCAGATCCGCGATTTGGATGACAATCTGCTGACTGACCTACAAAAGACAGATGATGTTCAAATCTCTGCAGTCGGTAGCTTTGCAGAAGGACAAACAAGAAGGCCTAAGTTGGACACTGTGGGTGTGGTTTCCGATCAAACGGGCGGCGTTGCAGATAACCATGCAGTTGCTACGCACGGAAGGGAGGACGGGACAGTCCAAGGGGTTGTTGGCAGCCATGTGGAGGTGGCACGCACACAGGACAGACGCAGTAATGCAGATCCTGCTAAAAGGGAAGGGGTTCGGCCTTCCTCAGAAGCAACTGATGTTTCCCGCGAGTTCACGGAGGATTTGGGAATCAGGGTGAGTCCGGTTGATTCAGATGGTTCTGTGCGTTTTTCCGAGAAGGAGCGCACGCTTCCCGTGTTACACTTTCCAAGGGTCCTTGAGGTACAGGGTAAGTATGCAGAATGTATGTTCGAGGTTGAAAATAGCACGGATGCTCCCGTTTTGTTGCATTTGGAGCGGGTGATTTTTGACAATGGCGTTGAGACTGACATAGTTTCGGTGCAAACAGAGTCTTGTGCAGTAGCGTCCGGTGCACGCGCGATGTTGCGAACAACTTTTTTATTACCTAAGCGCTACCACGAAGAGGGAACGTACCAGGTGACCATGCGTGTACAGTTTGCAGATAACGTCCGCGTGTTCCCTCAGGTGGCAACAGCAGAGCTGCGCGTTTCTCCTTTGCCTTTTCTTGGATTGGTGCGGAGAGGTATACATGGGGTTCTGTCTTCTGTAGGGCTTACGCATGCGTTTGGATATGTGTTGGACATGGTAGGGTTGAGTCGCACGGGTTTCGGTGCGGTGCTTTTGCCTCTGTTTGCTTTGGCTATCTTCTTAGTACTTGTATCAGCCGTGGTGTGTAGGTCAAAGCGCGTGTTGTCTCGTAAGTCATGGCGCGGAAGTCCCCGTACAGAGAATGGGTGTCAGGGTCCTGGTTCGATGTCTGATTTTCGGGCGCATTCTGTTAAGGAACAAAGGCAGGATCAGGAGCGCGTGTATGCAGGCATGGAGAGAATTGTATCTCAGCGTAAAAGCGATGTGCAGGATCGCCTCAGTGTATTGAATGCGGCAACTGCATTTGGGCGTGATCGAGTTTCATTTTCCCCCAGGGTAACGCGTGCGGAGCATGGATGTAGTCGGTCAGGAATGACTGAAATTTTTGTGTTTGATCAAACACGTGCGATTGGCAAGCGCAATATTCACGTAATGAAAGCAGGAACCCGTTTAGGGGTTGGCGGGCACAAGGGGGATGACTTCCTAATTTTTTTGGTGCCGTTTCCAAGGCGGCTAGCACAAGTGTATTTTGACGGTGAAGTATATCATCTTGCTATCTTGAAGCCGAGGTACTTCCCGTACGAGGAGTCGAGTGTGGTGCACGACTGCGTCGGCAGAGTGGTTACCCTTGTCTCTGACAGGGGGTATCATGTGCCCTTCACATTCCGCCAGTATGAGGATCCCGCTGTGAGATTGAACAATCTGCTCACCTCTATCGAATACGCTTGA